In Mycolicibacterium aubagnense, the DNA window TGGCGCCGCCCACGACTTCGGCGAGATCGGTTGCCACAGCGACCAATTCAGCTTGCACCCAGAACGCGATCCGGGTCGGGGTGCGGCAGTTGTCGGCAACCAGTTCGGGCAGCGAGCGGCCCGTCGTCAGGCCAAGTTTGGCCGACAGGTACTGCACCAGCCCGGCCATGACGTTGGCCAGCAGGATCACCCACACCAGCAAGAAACCGAACTTCGCGCCCGCGCTCATGTTCGCCGCGACGTTGCCCGGATCCACATAGGCGATGGCAGCGACGAACGCCGGGCCCAGCAAGGACCACGTCGGGCGGGACGACGTGCGGCTCTCGGTCAGCACTGCGCTCACTTTCCATCCGGGTCTTCGAATAGAAAAGTTAGGGTAGCCGAAACCTTGCGATTGGGGAAATAGGTCAGCCGGCGGCCCCGCGCCCGTCAGGCGGCGGCGGGATGTCGCGGATCTGGTGCCGGCTGGTGACGCCCAGTTTCGGAAATGAGCGGTAGAGGTATCCGGACACCGTGCGTGTCGAAAGTTGAAGTTGGGCCGCGATCTGCGGGTTGGTGAAGCCACGTCCGGCGAGATAGACGACCTGATGCTCTTGGGGGCTCAGTCGTTCGGTGGACGGCGTCGCCGACGCTGCCGTGACGCCGCCTGATGCGCGCAATTCCCGAGCGCAGATTTCCAGCCACGGTCTGGCACCCAGCGTCTCGAAGGTGGCCCGGGCGGCTGAGATGTGCCGGCGCGCTTCTTTGCGTCGACGGCTTCGCCGAAGCCAGCCTGAGTAGCTGAGCCGCAACCGGGCGCGTTCGAATGGCCACTGCTCACCGGCGGCATCGGCGAGCGCGCGGGCCAGGATGGTGCCGGCCTCCCCGACGCCGAGCAGAGCCGAGGTGTGGTTCACCAGCTGGCCGACGCGCGCGGAGTGCGGCTGCGGTAGGTGCGTCAGTGCGGCGGCGAATATGCGCCTCGCGTCGTCGACCATGCCCGTCCGCAGAGCTGCCTCGGCGTAGTCGACGAGAGCGCGGAAAGAGACGTGCTGGTGCAGAGGCACACCGGAGTCGGTGAACAACTCGGACAGATGGCCGTAGGCCCCGAGATCGTTGCCGACCACGAGGTTGAGCAGCCCGAGGACATGATGTGCCCGTGCCGCGTGCAATCGGTTGTCCTGGAAACCAACGACATTCAGTGCTGTGCCGATGTGATCGCGCGCGGACGCGGTGTCTCCGCGATGGGCGGTGACAGTGGCTCGGATCAGGTCCCCGGTCGCGGTGATCAGTGGTTGATCGCTGACGGCCCCGAGGGTGTGCAGTTGGCCGGTAATTCTGAGTGCTTCGTCCCAGCGGCCGGAGTCGACACACGACCAGGCCAGGATCGCTGCCGTCAGCGCCTGCCCGTTCGTCGAATCATGTTGTGTCATCAAAGACTGCGCGCCGCGCAGACTGCGGATGCTGAGCTCTGACTCGTCGGTCACGCCGGCGGCCAGGCCGATCAGGCTCAGGTCCAGAGCCCCGAGGCCACCGGCCGGTGGGGCGATGAACGCAGCCACGTCGGCGCGTGCGCGCGGAGAGTCGGTCACCGCTTCGACCCACAGCCGCGATGTCGCCGAGCTGCCAGTCAGCACCGGCATCGCGTCGTCCAACCGGTGCAGCGCGTGCACCGTCCCCCGATACGCGGCTGGATCACCGGACAGGAAAGCCGCGGCGGCCGCCACGCGCAGCGGTTCCCACGCCAGCTCGGGTTCGACCCCGGTCGCTTCGTCGGTCGCGGCCAGGAGAGCCTCGGCCGCCGCCCGCCCGTCATGCCACATCGTGGCCATGCCGCGTGCGGTCAATGCCCGGATGCGGTCACGCGGACTGCCGGCGGTGGACGACGCCGCTTGGGCTCGGTGCCAGGCCTCGCGCTGAGGCGACGTACGCAACGCGTCGGCCAGGAGCCGGTGCGCGTCCAGCCGAGTGGTCAGCGGCGCTCCGTAATAGGCGGCAGACCGGATGAGGGGATTGATGGGGTTGATGCGTGCGGCCTCGATACGCACGATGCCCGCGGTCTCTGCCGGGGCCAGCACCGCCGGGTCGGCCAGCACGCCGGGCGGCAGCGCGCGCAGGTCGGCGGCGGACGCGGTCGCGAGGACGACGAGCGCGGCGCGCGTGGCTGCGGGTAGGTGCGCCAGATGCTGTGCGTAGACCGCATGGGCGCTGATCGGCAACGGCAACGGGTCCGGTGCATAACCCGCCGTGGGTGTCGCGCCGGCAGCCGTGCCGGAAAAGTGGATGATCGCGGCGGCATTGCCCGCGGATTGTTTGATGGTCTGCTCGCGGAGCAGGCCGCCCGGTGGTGCGGGTTGTGCCTCCAGCAGCGCGATCGACTGGTCGAGGTTCATTGGCGCCAGCGGAATCTCGACAGCCGAACGGCCCGCCAGCCCCGTCGGGGCGACAGCGTCAGGCAGCGTCAGCGCCACGGTGATCGGGCGGCCGGCGCTCCGCCGGGCGGCGAACAACAGAACGCTGCGGGATTGCTCGTCGAGCCAGTGGGCGTCATCGACCGTGACCAGCACCGGCTGCCGCCGCGGCACCGCGTCCAAGAGCTCGAGCAGTGCCGCGGCCAATCTGGCGGTGTGGATCTGATCGCCGAACAATGGTGTGCTGAAAAGGGTTTCGATGATATTGGCACGCCCGTACGGGTTGGCCTCGGCGTCGTTGAGCGCCCGCAGCAGCCGGTGCAGGCCACCCAGCGGAGTGTCGATCTCGCCGGGCAGCCCGGCGATTCCGAGGACGCGATGGCCCAGCGAATGTGCTTGCCGCTCGGCCTCGGCAAGCAGCGACGTCTTGCCCGAGCCCAATGCGCCAGAGATGACGATGACCTGCCCGTGCGGCGGTGACGCGATGGCATCCCGCAGGGCCGTGAGTTCGGCGTCGCGCCCGATGAGCTGCGTCGACGCGAAGTTCACAAGAACCATGAGACATCCGATCGGTCAGCACGTCTAATGACAGCTATTGATATGTCCCATCTATGACGTAGATGATCTGCGGCGTGGAGTTACGGCAGGTCGAGCGCTTTGTGGCGGTCGCCATCGAGCACAGCTTCACCCGCGCTGCCCGTCGCGTCCACGTGGTGCAGTCCGCCATCTCACGTCGATTGCCAAGCTGGAGCGTGAGCTCGGTGTGCAGTTGTTCGACCGCTCCCGCCAGCAGATCGAGCTGACGGTCGCCGGCGAACGCTTCCTCGCTTAGGCGCGCTCGACATGCGGTTGATGTTCGAGGAGCCGATGGTCTTCGTCTGCCGCAACGATCATCCGATGGCGTCGAAGAAAGAGGTCAGTCTGATCGACCCGGCGGAGGAGGACCTGATCGGGTTCCCGCCGGATTGGGGCTTTCGCTGCCTGATGGACAACGCCTTTCTGGCGGCGGGCGTCCAATCGCGTCCCGTCCACGTGATTCCTGCCGCTTCTCGGTGGTCGGTGAACTGGTTCGTCAAGGGCTGGGGACCACCTTCATGCCCGCGTCGGAATGCGCGGAGTTCGACGATCTGCGCGCGGTCGCATTGAGTCAAAGTGTCACGTGGCAGGTCTATTTGGCGTCGCAGCCGGTGGGACGTCTGACGCCGGCCACCGCGGCGTTGGCGGACATGCTGATTCAGGCGGCGGCGTCAGCCTAGCTCGCCGCGAGTGTCGGCTTGTGGTCGAGATCCCTCGAGATCCCCGACCACAAGCCAACATTCGTTGTCCTACTTGGCGTGACTGCTCGTGCCGTCCTTCGCCTGGCCTGCACCGCTGGACGCCTTCGCGGGCTTGGCGGGCTTCGACTCGGGCTTCGACTCGGACTTCGAGTCGGACTTGGTGTCCGGCTTGGCCGGCTTGGCCGGCTTGGCGTCGGACTTGGTGTCCGGCTTGGCCGGCTTGGCGTCGGACTTGGCGCCCCCGTCCTTGATACCGCCCTTGGCGTCGCCACCCTTGGTGTGATCAGCAGCCGTGCCGTCGCCGTTGGTACCGGTCTGCCCGCTGCCCGTATGCGCGGTGTCAGTGCTACCTGGGTCCGCGGGCTTGGTGGTGCCGGTGGTGCCGGTTGCCGCGTCCGTACCGGTAGCGGCCGGCGAATCGGGCTTTGTCGCAACGGTTTTCGTGGGTGTTTCAGCCGTGCTCGTAGCGTCCGCCTTGGTGGTGTCCGTCTTCGTCGCGGTCTGATCAACGGGCTTCGCGGGGTCCGTCGCCGCCTTGGCGGGCAGGGCCTTGACGACTGCCGCGGCCGGTACCGCGACGGTCGTCGCGTCGGTGGCCGGCACCGCGTTGGCGGCGACGGGCGCGGTGGCTGCGACCGCCGTCTTGGCCGTCGTGACCGGCGGCGGCTTGAGCGCGTCGGCGACGAGTTTCTGCAGAAGTTGCAGAGCGGCGACCGGACCCGGGAGGTTGACGGTAAAGCCGAGCGGGCCACCGTTGAGGTTGATGCCGAACGAGGTCAGCAGGCCGCCGGCGTACAGCGGCACGCCGGGCAGACCGGTGTCGATCACGGTCGACAGGTCGGGGCCGTAGCCACCGTTGAGGACCCCGTTCAGGACGGTCGCGGGAATCGAGATGAGAGCGGTGGCCACCTTGCCGAGATCGCCGGTGCGCGTGGCATCGATGACGTCCTGTACCGCGGCGCCCATGGCCGCAGGTGCTTGGATCAGCGGGCCGAGCAGACCACCGACGATGACGAGGGCGTTCGACGGCTGCAGCCCGCCGAACCCCTGGTTGAGCGTGTTGAGGACATTGACGGCGTTCTGCAGCGGATTGGCGGCGATGACCCCCAGCGGACCGAGCTTGTCGATCGCGGTGACCAGACCTTGCAGCGGATAGGCGACGGAGTTGAGGGCGGGCGCCAGCAGATTGGTCAGTGGGATCAGCGCGTTCAGCCCCACCAGCAGCAGCTGATTGGTCGCGTCCTCGACGTTGCCCTTTGCCAGATCGTTGACGGCGGCGGCCAGCAGCGGCGGTACCGCTGTGGTGAGGTTGGAGCCGATCTGGCCGAGCGTGGCGCCCAGCGCGTTCAACAGCGGCGGAGCCGCCGCGAAGGGCACGGCCGGTTGCGGGCTGGGATCGACCTTGACCGAACCGGGCGATGACACCAGTTTCAGCAGGTCCTGCAGCGCGGCGAGTTGATTGTTCAGGGCCGCGGTCAAAATTGGGGTCGGTCCCTGGGTCTGTGCCGTGCTCACGATGGTCTGCAGGCTGGCGACGGTGTTGTTGAACGCCTGCGCGTATGCCTCAAAGGGATTGACAGCGGCGGTCAAACGTACTGCGGCGCGCTCGATCTGAGCTTCCATGTGGTGAATCTGGGTACTGACGGTCGGCGCCATGACCGGGGCGACGGCGATAGCCGCGGCCCCGGCCAGGGACACGCCGACGGAAGCGAACGGTCGAGCGGCGGTGTGCATAGTGGGCCCTCTCAAAGGCTCAGAATCGGACAGTCGGCGAACTGACTTGTGCGTAAGTTCGCCCTGATTCTGGCTGTGAGAGGTAGGTCACCCGCTAGCGACGAATGACTCTATTTCGGCGTCGTCAGCTGGGGCGGTACAGGCCTTTCCCGGTGATGAGCGGCAGATCGAGGGTCGTGCGGATGCCCGGTTCGGCGGCGACGACCGCCGGGATGGCGTTCACCACCCGTGCTGCCGTGGCAACGAGTCCGGCGTGGTTGTGGTCGCCCTTGCGGCTGCTCAGGCACAGGTCAAGGGCATATGACGGCTCGCCGGTCACCTCGACCCGGTAGGAGCCACCCTCCTGGGCCGGTTGCGGCCAGTCGGGGCACAGATCGTCGCGCAGGCGGGTGATGTGCTCGAGTACGACGGCGGCGCGTCCGTCCTTCATGCCGCGCACTTCAAAACGCATGGCCGCCGTGGTGCCGGCCGGGATGTGGCCTGACGCGATGTCGAAGTCCTCGGGCGCCGGCACGCGAGTGTGCGTCTCGGTCAACTCGTCGAGTTCGATGCCGAGGCCGGCGGCCAGCTGGCGCACCACGGAACCCCAGGCCAGGCTCAGCACGCCGGGCTGCAGCAGCATCGGCAACTCGTCGATGGGCTTGCCGAAGCCCATGACGTCGAACATGACCGTCGCGCTGTCGTAGGTGGCGTAGTCGACGATCTCCATGCACCGGACCTGCTCGACGCTCTGACAGGTGCCCATGAGGGCAAGGGGGAGAAGGTCATTGGCGAAGCCGGGGTCGATGCCGTTGACAAATAGGGACGAAGAGCCCGTCTGCGCGGCATCTTCGAGCGGCGCGATCAGTTCGGTGGGCAGCACTTGCCACGGATACTGCAGAAACACCGCCGCGCTGGCGACCACGTTGACCCCGGCCGCCAGGATGCGCCGGTAGTCCTCGAGCGCCTCGGGCAGTCGGTTGTCGGCCATGGCGGTGTAGACGATGCAGTCCGGCTTGCCGGCCAGGATGGCATCGAGGTCGTCGGTGGCCGTGATGCCGGTCGAAACATCAAGTCCGGCAAGCTCTCCGGCGTCTTTGCCGGTCTTGGCGGCAGAGGAAACCCAGACGCCGGTCAGTTCGTAGGCAGGGTCATTGATGAGCTGCGTCAGGGCATGGCGACCGACGTTTCCGGTGCCGACTGCGGCGACTTTGATGGGCATGTACGCGCTCCTCACAGGTCCGGGATGGGCAGGTCGAGGTTGGGAAACGTGAGGCCGCCGTCGACCTCCAGCACCTTGCCGGTGACGTAGGCGCCGGCCGGTGAGGCCAGGTACAGCGCGGCGGCAGCGATGTCCTCCGGGTCGCCGAGGCGACGCAGCGGGGTGGCCTTCTCCATGGGGTCACGCAGCGCGTCGTTGGAGGCGACGATGTCCAGCGCCGAGGTGAGGATCGAACCGGGCGCGATGCCGTTGACCCGGATCTTCGGGCACAGGTCCATGGCGGCCAGCTTGGTGTAGTGCGCCAACGCGGCCTTGGCGGTGCCGTACGCGGCGAAGCCACGGCCCGCCAACCGGCCGACGGCCGAGGTGATGTTGATGACGCTGCCGCCGCCGGCATGCTCCAGCATCAGCGGGACCGCAGCCTGGGTCAGCGCGTG includes these proteins:
- a CDS encoding AAA family ATPase, which codes for MVLVNFASTQLIGRDAELTALRDAIASPPHGQVIVISGALGSGKTSLLAEAERQAHSLGHRVLGIAGLPGEIDTPLGGLHRLLRALNDAEANPYGRANIIETLFSTPLFGDQIHTARLAAALLELLDAVPRRQPVLVTVDDAHWLDEQSRSVLLFAARRSAGRPITVALTLPDAVAPTGLAGRSAVEIPLAPMNLDQSIALLEAQPAPPGGLLREQTIKQSAGNAAAIIHFSGTAAGATPTAGYAPDPLPLPISAHAVYAQHLAHLPAATRAALVVLATASAADLRALPPGVLADPAVLAPAETAGIVRIEAARINPINPLIRSAAYYGAPLTTRLDAHRLLADALRTSPQREAWHRAQAASSTAGSPRDRIRALTARGMATMWHDGRAAAEALLAATDEATGVEPELAWEPLRVAAAAAFLSGDPAAYRGTVHALHRLDDAMPVLTGSSATSRLWVEAVTDSPRARADVAAFIAPPAGGLGALDLSLIGLAAGVTDESELSIRSLRGAQSLMTQHDSTNGQALTAAILAWSCVDSGRWDEALRITGQLHTLGAVSDQPLITATGDLIRATVTAHRGDTASARDHIGTALNVVGFQDNRLHAARAHHVLGLLNLVVGNDLGAYGHLSELFTDSGVPLHQHVSFRALVDYAEAALRTGMVDDARRIFAAALTHLPQPHSARVGQLVNHTSALLGVGEAGTILARALADAAGEQWPFERARLRLSYSGWLRRSRRRKEARRHISAARATFETLGARPWLEICARELRASGGVTAASATPSTERLSPQEHQVVYLAGRGFTNPQIAAQLQLSTRTVSGYLYRSFPKLGVTSRHQIRDIPPPPDGRGAAG
- a CDS encoding LysR substrate-binding domain-containing protein, whose translation is MRLMFEEPMVFVCRNDHPMASKKEVSLIDPAEEDLIGFPPDWGFRCLMDNAFLAAGVQSRPVHVIPAASRWSVNWFVKGWGPPSCPRRNARSSTICARSH
- a CDS encoding NAD(P)H-dependent amine dehydrogenase family protein, whose protein sequence is MPIKVAAVGTGNVGRHALTQLINDPAYELTGVWVSSAAKTGKDAGELAGLDVSTGITATDDLDAILAGKPDCIVYTAMADNRLPEALEDYRRILAAGVNVVASAAVFLQYPWQVLPTELIAPLEDAAQTGSSSLFVNGIDPGFANDLLPLALMGTCQSVEQVRCMEIVDYATYDSATVMFDVMGFGKPIDELPMLLQPGVLSLAWGSVVRQLAAGLGIELDELTETHTRVPAPEDFDIASGHIPAGTTAAMRFEVRGMKDGRAAVVLEHITRLRDDLCPDWPQPAQEGGSYRVEVTGEPSYALDLCLSSRKGDHNHAGLVATAARVVNAIPAVVAAEPGIRTTLDLPLITGKGLYRPS
- a CDS encoding SDR family oxidoreductase, with protein sequence MILDRFRLDNQVAVVTGAGRGLGAAIAVAFAEAGADVVIASRTESQLQDVAKQVEQAGRRAHVIAADLAHPDETAKLAAAAVEAFGRLDVVVNNVGGTMPAPLMYTSPQDLKDAFTFNVVTAHALTQAAVPLMLEHAGGGSVINITSAVGRLAGRGFAAYGTAKAALAHYTKLAAMDLCPKIRVNGIAPGSILTSALDIVASNDALRDPMEKATPLRRLGDPEDIAAAALYLASPAGAYVTGKVLEVDGGLTFPNLDLPIPDL